The proteins below come from a single Streptomyces sp. MRC013 genomic window:
- a CDS encoding transposase family protein has translation MVTYVAMLDVPRHVVEYVARLLAGHRRRIGTPKGSRALSPFRQAVFVLRWFREAGCVHCLARDAGISQATGYRYLHEAIDVLADQAPELHEVLDRCRARQMSHVVLDGTLISCDRVAGTTEKGNDLWYSGKARHFAGNIQFVAAPDGTPLWVSDVEPGSVHDLRAARIHALPALYAAARAGLPTLADVGYTGAGKGIHTPFRPHPDIASPLAPDNRAHNRLLRGIRALGERAAAELKQRWRALQHVTLSPSRIGRIAQAALVLNNSWK, from the coding sequence TTGGTCACCTATGTTGCCATGCTCGACGTCCCGCGCCACGTGGTGGAATACGTGGCCCGGCTGCTGGCCGGCCACCGCCGCCGGATCGGCACCCCGAAGGGCTCCCGGGCGTTGAGCCCGTTCCGGCAGGCCGTCTTCGTGCTGCGCTGGTTCCGCGAGGCCGGCTGCGTGCACTGCCTGGCCCGCGATGCGGGAATCTCGCAGGCCACCGGCTACCGCTACCTCCACGAGGCAATCGACGTCCTGGCCGACCAGGCCCCCGAGCTGCATGAGGTGCTGGACCGCTGCCGCGCGCGGCAGATGAGCCACGTGGTGCTGGACGGCACCCTGATCTCCTGCGACCGTGTCGCCGGGACTACCGAGAAGGGCAACGACCTGTGGTACTCCGGCAAGGCTCGGCACTTCGCCGGGAACATCCAGTTCGTGGCCGCACCCGACGGCACCCCGCTGTGGGTCTCCGACGTCGAACCCGGATCCGTCCACGACCTGCGTGCCGCCCGCATCCATGCCCTGCCCGCCTTGTACGCGGCGGCCCGCGCCGGTCTGCCGACGCTGGCCGACGTCGGCTACACCGGCGCCGGCAAGGGCATCCACACCCCGTTCCGTCCGCACCCCGACATCGCTTCCCCGCTCGCGCCGGACAACCGCGCCCACAACCGGCTCCTGCGCGGCATCCGGGCCCTGGGCGAACGGGCCGCCGCTGAACTCAAGCAGCGCTGGCGCGCGCTGCAGCACGTCACGCTCAGCCCCAGCCGGATCGGACGCATCGCCCAAGCCGCACTCGTCCTCAACAACTCATGGAAGTGA
- a CDS encoding transcriptional regulator, which produces MPGKSIEFGKFGACGIKGSDAVARQLDRLAGFIATPITTKRGLLARLHYLTRSKRARETARELGLTVTDRTLKAWLAGKQNPTKPNVERIDAVYRTVRRRNVARHLLGRLNSGGGTRVEIHPLGQSQVARSHQRVVEFRRINVRGWDRIVAAWADGDFQALDDVWTRDVLPDLGSQWGQYEYVSNIGFAV; this is translated from the coding sequence ATGCCGGGGAAGAGCATCGAATTCGGAAAGTTCGGAGCGTGTGGCATCAAGGGCTCCGACGCGGTGGCCCGCCAACTGGACCGCCTCGCAGGCTTCATCGCCACTCCCATCACCACCAAGCGCGGCCTGCTCGCACGCCTGCATTATCTGACGAGATCCAAACGGGCCCGTGAAACCGCCCGTGAGCTGGGGCTGACCGTCACCGACCGCACGTTGAAGGCCTGGCTGGCCGGCAAACAGAACCCCACGAAGCCCAACGTGGAGCGCATCGACGCCGTCTACCGCACGGTGCGCCGCCGCAACGTCGCCCGTCACCTGCTGGGGCGTCTCAACTCCGGCGGTGGCACCCGGGTGGAGATCCACCCTCTGGGCCAGTCCCAGGTCGCCAGGTCGCACCAGCGTGTCGTGGAATTCCGGAGGATCAACGTGCGCGGCTGGGACCGCATCGTCGCGGCCTGGGCCGATGGTGATTTCCAGGCACTCGACGACGTATGGACCAGGGATGTCCTTCCGGACCTGGGTAGTCAGTGGGGTCAGTATGAGTACGTCTCTAACATTGGTTTCGCTGTCTGA
- a CDS encoding helix-turn-helix transcriptional regulator, whose product MSNFEAIDSLLAAVGPEAELPDAAARRALRERARLSKTQVARALGVSPSTVRAWETGRDPGGEIRAKYAYLLDGLSAKLATEAEGATEAEVEVEGGPAVSGTVAEPDAFSTGFGQSADEVEVLTAAQQCVLCGAPALHRVAGFVQHLDIAECEPAAAAGPTAAAVAASAASPASEARTPSRTVSPTRVVGGHERSKRPAPRGRAFQQATGPADLIQAAVQAALAEHQGDVEAATAALLKRAIGDAMRLLDTSRRGGRYDVIAHPWIPDILKKQTARGADQIWEARPKWTRAELPSGTHEVTVLDINGAYLSALKTHLPLGQLEHSTGGGHDRRRAGVHLITPPHWDHEGVLPSPVGSRDEPGPLWVTEPTLRLLLRLSGPKYGLCEAPQIHESYTSGATENLLEKFRIVLKDAREAAIAGGDEVTLEYVKAMYSKFVSTMGESNYNRELYRPDWMHIIRSQAFANLWMKAYKAHDEGLTVVRVMGTDELHVVGDWRRVFAEGRGVAEVKVKDVYTAGTDTDISAGREQE is encoded by the coding sequence GTGAGCAACTTCGAGGCGATCGATTCGCTGCTCGCCGCCGTCGGCCCGGAAGCCGAGCTCCCGGACGCCGCCGCGCGCCGCGCGCTGCGGGAGCGGGCCCGGCTGTCCAAGACACAAGTGGCCCGCGCGTTGGGGGTCAGCCCGTCCACGGTCAGGGCCTGGGAGACCGGCCGGGACCCGGGTGGGGAGATCCGCGCCAAGTACGCGTATCTGCTGGACGGGCTGAGTGCCAAGCTCGCCACCGAGGCCGAGGGCGCCACCGAGGCCGAGGTCGAGGTCGAGGGCGGTCCGGCCGTGTCGGGCACCGTCGCAGAACCGGACGCTTTTTCAACCGGGTTCGGTCAGAGCGCTGATGAGGTGGAAGTCCTCACCGCTGCGCAGCAGTGCGTGCTGTGCGGGGCTCCGGCCCTCCACCGGGTCGCGGGGTTCGTCCAGCATCTGGACATCGCCGAATGTGAGCCTGCCGCGGCTGCCGGGCCTACGGCGGCTGCTGTGGCTGCGTCGGCCGCGTCACCTGCGTCGGAAGCCCGGACACCGTCGCGTACGGTGAGCCCCACTCGTGTGGTGGGCGGGCATGAGCGGTCCAAACGGCCGGCCCCGCGTGGACGGGCGTTCCAGCAGGCCACCGGTCCGGCCGACCTGATCCAAGCAGCCGTTCAGGCCGCGCTGGCGGAGCATCAGGGCGATGTGGAGGCTGCCACAGCTGCTCTGCTGAAGCGGGCGATCGGCGACGCGATGCGGCTGCTGGACACCTCCCGCAGAGGCGGGCGCTACGACGTGATCGCCCACCCCTGGATCCCGGACATCCTGAAGAAGCAGACCGCCAGGGGCGCGGACCAGATCTGGGAGGCACGCCCGAAGTGGACGCGAGCCGAACTGCCGTCCGGCACACACGAGGTGACTGTACTCGACATCAACGGCGCTTACCTCTCCGCGCTCAAGACGCACCTGCCGCTCGGCCAGCTTGAGCACTCCACCGGCGGTGGGCATGACCGGCGCCGGGCCGGGGTCCACCTGATCACCCCGCCGCACTGGGACCACGAAGGTGTTTTGCCTAGTCCGGTCGGTAGTCGGGATGAGCCGGGCCCGTTGTGGGTGACTGAGCCGACTTTGCGTCTCCTGCTGCGTCTGTCGGGTCCGAAGTACGGTCTGTGTGAGGCGCCCCAGATCCACGAGTCCTATACCTCGGGGGCGACTGAGAACTTGTTGGAGAAGTTCCGGATCGTGCTCAAGGACGCCCGCGAGGCGGCGATCGCCGGTGGGGACGAGGTGACGTTGGAGTATGTGAAGGCGATGTACTCGAAGTTCGTCTCGACGATGGGGGAGTCGAACTACAACCGGGAGCTCTACCGTCCGGACTGGATGCACATCATTCGTTCCCAGGCCTTCGCGAACCTGTGGATGAAGGCGTACAAGGCCCATGACGAAGGCCTCACGGTGGTCCGGGTGATGGGCACCGACGAACTGCACGTCGTCGGTGACTGGCGCCGTGTCTTCGCCGAGGGACGCGGGGTGGCCGAGGTCAAGGTCAAGGACGTCTACACCGCGGGTACCGACACGGACATCAGCGCGGGTCGGGAGCAGGAGTAA
- a CDS encoding DMT family transporter, protein MRDDGTPPHARGRRLTGPTKTTKRTRTRKRRKQQHHGDPQGTQRYIPAPLPAPGGQGNGGTPAGIALAVAAAAAMGGAAPALKAMGAAGLSAVDIIQARAVVGAALLMLIAAAVHRDRLRVKVRDWWLVLVYGTVSLAVNQVAFTMSLTRLPVGVALLVEYLSPVLVALWVWLVQGRKPSKPVWLGIAFALGGLALTGRVWSSGGDLDRTGLALALLAALTMASRFLLAERGLRDYEPLVMSAWGTAVNAAVLTLVGMFDPFPFHMLWRDAALGDRSLPVWALVIWVGVIGMAGGLALGVAAQRRLPPTSASLMLTLEVVAGAVTAYLVLGEVLTLPQLAGSLLMLLGIVLSQSAALRRRPPGLAAEPAPGPDHEDAGRR, encoded by the coding sequence ATTCGTGACGACGGCACGCCGCCTCACGCCCGTGGCCGCCGGCTGACCGGGCCCACGAAGACAACGAAGCGCACACGGACGAGGAAGCGACGGAAACAACAGCACCATGGCGACCCCCAAGGCACACAGCGGTACATCCCCGCCCCCCTGCCCGCCCCGGGCGGGCAGGGGAACGGCGGGACACCTGCCGGGATCGCCCTGGCGGTCGCGGCCGCCGCCGCGATGGGCGGCGCGGCCCCCGCACTGAAGGCCATGGGAGCCGCCGGCCTGTCGGCGGTCGACATCATCCAGGCCCGGGCGGTCGTGGGGGCCGCGCTGCTGATGCTCATCGCCGCAGCAGTGCACCGCGACCGCCTGCGTGTCAAGGTCCGCGACTGGTGGCTGGTCCTGGTGTACGGCACGGTCAGCCTAGCCGTGAACCAGGTCGCCTTCACCATGTCCCTCACCCGGCTCCCCGTGGGCGTCGCACTGCTGGTGGAGTACCTCTCACCCGTGCTGGTCGCCCTGTGGGTGTGGCTCGTACAGGGAAGGAAGCCCTCCAAACCGGTGTGGCTGGGAATCGCATTCGCCCTCGGCGGCCTCGCGCTGACCGGACGGGTGTGGTCCTCCGGCGGCGATCTGGACCGGACCGGCCTGGCACTCGCCCTGCTGGCCGCACTGACCATGGCGAGCCGCTTCCTGCTCGCCGAACGAGGACTGCGCGACTATGAACCACTGGTGATGTCGGCATGGGGCACGGCCGTGAACGCCGCGGTCCTCACCCTCGTGGGCATGTTCGATCCCTTCCCCTTCCACATGCTCTGGCGGGACGCCGCACTCGGCGACCGCTCCCTGCCGGTGTGGGCGCTGGTGATCTGGGTGGGTGTGATCGGCATGGCCGGCGGACTGGCCCTGGGGGTCGCCGCGCAGCGCCGACTGCCCCCCACCTCGGCCAGCCTGATGCTCACCCTGGAGGTGGTGGCCGGAGCAGTCACCGCCTACCTCGTACTCGGCGAGGTGCTGACACTCCCACAGCTGGCCGGATCCCTGCTGATGCTCCTGGGCATCGTCCTGTCCCAGTCGGCCGCCCTGCGGCGTCGACCACCCGGGCTGGCCGCAGAGCCGGCACCGGGTCCAGACCACGAGGACGCAGGGCGCAGATGA
- a CDS encoding alpha-hydroxy acid oxidase, with amino-acid sequence MTDLDALLSLADFEQRWMARADRPIAQYVAGGAGSDSVVAANTAAFDEVWLQPRGLHDGPHELDTSVTVLGHTLAMPLLLAPTSPQRLVHPDAELATTRAADRRGLLSIVSTDSHFPYADIAREAPGHTWFQLFPYRSRADVEATLAYAEECGASAIVVTVDASFAARRLTTLRAGYRLPPEVDYGTLRALGILRGAPPAGGRHDKLPVTWADLEWIRSRTRLPLLAKGLLRPADVRRCVELGTDATIVSNHGGRQLDGVVPALLALRPVVEAVPRDHPILLDGGIRSGIDIAKAIALGARAVCIGRPYLWGLGLGGQQGVERILDVLRAEFDDALLQLGITTVDDLDDTFVTTARRLTPVAAG; translated from the coding sequence GTGACCGACCTCGACGCACTGCTGTCGCTCGCCGATTTCGAACAGCGGTGGATGGCCCGGGCGGACCGGCCCATCGCCCAGTACGTGGCGGGCGGAGCCGGTTCGGACAGCGTGGTGGCGGCCAACACCGCCGCGTTCGACGAGGTGTGGCTGCAGCCGCGAGGACTCCACGACGGCCCGCACGAACTCGACACCTCCGTCACCGTGCTGGGCCACACCCTCGCCATGCCGCTCCTACTCGCCCCCACCAGCCCGCAGCGGCTGGTGCACCCGGACGCCGAACTGGCCACCACACGCGCGGCGGACCGCCGCGGCCTGCTCTCGATCGTCAGCACCGACTCGCACTTCCCCTACGCCGACATCGCGCGGGAGGCGCCCGGACACACCTGGTTCCAACTGTTCCCCTACCGCTCCCGCGCGGACGTCGAAGCCACCCTGGCCTACGCCGAGGAGTGCGGGGCCTCGGCCATCGTGGTCACCGTCGACGCGTCGTTCGCGGCCCGCCGGCTGACCACACTGCGGGCGGGATACCGCCTGCCCCCGGAAGTCGACTACGGCACCCTGCGCGCACTCGGCATCCTGCGAGGCGCCCCGCCGGCCGGCGGACGGCACGACAAACTCCCCGTCACCTGGGCCGATCTGGAGTGGATCCGCAGCCGGACCCGACTGCCGTTGCTGGCCAAGGGTCTGCTGCGGCCGGCCGACGTCCGACGCTGCGTCGAACTGGGCACGGACGCGACCATCGTCTCCAACCACGGCGGCCGCCAACTGGACGGCGTCGTCCCCGCCCTGCTCGCCCTCCGCCCGGTCGTCGAAGCCGTACCGCGCGACCACCCGATACTGCTCGACGGCGGGATCCGCTCCGGAATCGACATCGCCAAAGCGATCGCGCTCGGCGCGCGGGCCGTGTGCATCGGCAGGCCCTACCTGTGGGGCCTGGGACTCGGCGGCCAACAGGGAGTGGAACGCATCCTGGACGTCCTGCGCGCCGAGTTCGACGACGCCCTGCTGCAACTGGGCATCACCACGGTGGACGATCTGGACGACACATTCGTGACGACGGCACGCCGCCTCACGCCCGTGGCCGCCGGCTGA
- a CDS encoding TauD/TfdA family dioxygenase: MIIAETLGTMIGYADEKNGDLVHNVQPLPGEETRIEGSGSVAFDFHIENAHHALRPDFIGLICLRQDHDEVAATRISSVREAVELLEPPTLDALRQCQFYSNYPGSFTRDSIVEPAPAGPHPVLFGDAAKPLMRFNSHNTVSLSKAGRAALRALAEALEEVCHEVIMQPGDCALLDNHVAAHGRSAFTPRYDGRDRWLRRFYSIRSIPRPVLQMMNASRVIPPIPAIQGIW, translated from the coding sequence ATGATCATCGCCGAGACGCTCGGCACCATGATCGGTTACGCCGACGAGAAGAACGGCGACCTCGTCCACAACGTGCAGCCGCTGCCCGGCGAGGAAACACGGATCGAAGGCTCCGGCTCGGTGGCCTTCGACTTCCACATCGAAAACGCCCACCACGCACTGCGCCCGGACTTTATTGGCTTGATTTGCCTGCGTCAGGACCACGACGAAGTCGCCGCAACCCGCATCTCCTCCGTCCGCGAAGCCGTCGAACTACTCGAACCACCGACCCTGGACGCGCTGCGACAGTGTCAGTTCTACAGCAACTACCCCGGTTCCTTCACCCGGGACAGCATCGTGGAACCTGCACCGGCCGGCCCCCATCCGGTCCTTTTCGGCGACGCCGCCAAACCGCTCATGCGCTTCAACTCGCACAACACCGTCTCCCTGAGCAAGGCGGGCCGCGCCGCCCTGCGTGCGCTGGCCGAGGCGCTGGAGGAGGTCTGCCACGAGGTGATCATGCAACCGGGCGACTGCGCCCTGCTGGACAACCACGTCGCGGCACACGGACGGTCGGCCTTCACCCCCCGCTACGACGGCCGGGACCGGTGGCTGCGCCGCTTCTACTCCATCCGGTCCATCCCCCGCCCGGTGCTGCAGATGATGAACGCATCACGCGTCATCCCGCCGATCCCGGCCATCCAAGGCATCTGGTGA
- a CDS encoding aminotransferase class III-fold pyridoxal phosphate-dependent enzyme encodes MARLSPVLKQAIPITVSHARGLEVFGEDGQRYLDFTAGIGVTSTGHCHPAVVNAIAQQAGRLVHGQYVTVRHRPLLDLCERLGQVLPASLQSLFFANSGSEAVEAALRLARQATGRPNVVVFHGGFHGRTVGAASLTTSSPRFRTGYAPLMSGVHIAPFPAAYRYGWSQEAATRFALQELDFLLATVTDPQDTAALIVEPVLGEGGFVPADTAFLQGLRERADRHGFLLVMDEVQTGFGRTGRFWGHQHFGVEPDILVAAKGMTSGLPLSVMAASEELMAAAPAGSQGGTYGGNAVACAAALATLDVIDREELVANAARQGRALAEGLKRVAADNGVTGDVRGLGLMLGWEFSDTRGRPDPATALRVQQEAVSQGLLLQIGGPLRNVLRLLPALTVSDEQVDEALCALSRAVAAATGQVHADRTKERV; translated from the coding sequence ATGGCACGCTTATCACCTGTTCTTAAACAAGCGATTCCGATAACCGTCAGCCATGCCAGGGGGCTCGAGGTATTCGGGGAGGATGGACAGCGGTACCTGGACTTCACCGCGGGCATCGGGGTCACCAGTACGGGGCACTGCCACCCCGCCGTGGTGAACGCGATCGCGCAGCAGGCCGGCAGGCTGGTCCACGGTCAGTACGTGACGGTCCGGCACCGTCCGCTGCTCGACCTGTGTGAGCGGCTGGGACAGGTGCTTCCGGCATCCCTTCAGTCTCTGTTCTTCGCCAACTCCGGCAGCGAGGCCGTGGAGGCGGCGCTGCGCCTGGCCCGGCAGGCCACGGGCCGCCCCAACGTCGTCGTCTTCCACGGCGGCTTCCACGGCCGCACGGTGGGCGCCGCCTCGCTGACCACGTCGAGCCCCCGGTTCCGCACGGGTTACGCGCCGCTGATGAGCGGGGTGCACATCGCGCCGTTCCCGGCCGCCTACCGGTACGGCTGGAGCCAGGAGGCGGCCACCCGCTTCGCCCTGCAGGAGCTCGACTTCCTCCTGGCGACGGTGACCGACCCGCAGGACACCGCGGCCCTCATCGTGGAACCGGTCCTGGGGGAGGGCGGGTTCGTTCCCGCCGACACCGCCTTCCTGCAGGGACTTCGCGAGCGCGCCGACCGCCACGGCTTCCTGCTGGTGATGGACGAGGTGCAGACCGGGTTCGGCCGCACCGGACGGTTCTGGGGGCACCAGCACTTCGGTGTCGAGCCGGACATCCTCGTCGCCGCCAAGGGCATGACCAGCGGGCTCCCGCTGTCGGTGATGGCCGCCTCGGAGGAGCTGATGGCCGCGGCGCCCGCGGGCTCCCAGGGCGGGACCTACGGCGGCAACGCGGTGGCGTGTGCCGCCGCGCTCGCCACCCTGGACGTCATCGACCGCGAGGAACTGGTGGCCAACGCCGCCCGTCAGGGCCGTGCCCTGGCCGAAGGCCTGAAGCGGGTCGCGGCCGACAACGGCGTCACCGGCGACGTGCGCGGGCTCGGCCTCATGCTCGGCTGGGAGTTCTCCGACACCCGGGGGCGGCCGGACCCCGCCACCGCGCTGCGTGTCCAGCAGGAGGCCGTCTCCCAGGGGCTGCTGCTGCAGATCGGCGGGCCGCTGCGCAACGTGCTGCGGCTGCTGCCCGCTCTGACGGTGAGCGACGAGCAGGTCGACGAGGCGTTGTGCGCGCTGTCCCGCGCCGTCGCGGCGGCCACCGGGCAGGTGCATGCGGACCGGACGAAGGAGCGGGTATGA
- a CDS encoding lysine 2,3-aminomutase: MSAVAGRERAIRMRAVPGARLAALPQVQRLDATVRRDIEVVSSVLPFKVNNYVLDELIDWDRAPDDPLYRLTFPDRGMLPEPVYDEIAALIDRGAGREELRAAVNRARLELNPHPGDQLQANVPQGEDGALNGLQHKYRETVLVFPGQGQTCHAYCGYCFRWAQFIGVAELKQAVSGPEQALGYLAGHPEVSDVLFTGGDPMIMSTDRLRTYLTPLLEPRFEHIRNIRFGSKALSYWPYRFTTDDDADELLRLLERATSLGRHVAVMAHFSHPNELRTEACREAVRRIRDTGAVIRAQAPLVRHVNDDPAVWARMWRTMTTLGVVPYYMFVERDTGASQYFELPLQRAVSVYRDAISAVSGLERTARGPVMSASPGKVMIDGIARIAGQDVFCCRFLQARDPRWVGRPFFAKLDEHAVWFDDLKPAFDEPWFWQAGG, from the coding sequence ATGAGCGCTGTGGCGGGCAGGGAGCGCGCGATACGGATGCGGGCCGTTCCCGGGGCGCGGCTGGCCGCGTTGCCGCAGGTGCAGCGGCTGGACGCGACCGTCCGCAGGGACATCGAGGTGGTCAGCTCGGTCCTGCCGTTCAAGGTCAACAACTACGTCCTCGACGAGCTGATCGACTGGGACCGGGCCCCGGACGACCCCCTCTACCGTCTCACCTTCCCCGACCGCGGCATGCTGCCGGAGCCGGTCTACGACGAGATCGCCGCGCTGATCGACCGCGGCGCCGGCCGGGAGGAGCTGCGTGCCGCGGTCAACCGGGCACGGCTGGAGCTCAACCCGCACCCCGGGGACCAGCTACAGGCCAATGTGCCGCAGGGGGAGGACGGTGCGCTCAACGGGCTGCAGCACAAGTACCGGGAGACCGTGCTCGTCTTCCCCGGGCAGGGCCAGACCTGCCACGCCTACTGCGGGTACTGCTTCCGCTGGGCGCAGTTCATCGGCGTGGCGGAGCTGAAGCAGGCCGTCTCCGGGCCGGAGCAGGCGCTGGGCTACCTCGCCGGACACCCCGAGGTGTCGGACGTGCTGTTCACCGGCGGGGACCCGATGATCATGTCCACCGACCGGCTCCGGACCTACCTCACCCCGCTGCTGGAACCCCGCTTCGAGCACATCCGCAACATCCGCTTCGGCAGCAAGGCGCTGTCGTACTGGCCCTACCGGTTCACCACCGACGACGACGCGGACGAGCTGCTGCGGCTTCTGGAGCGGGCCACCTCGCTCGGCAGGCACGTCGCCGTGATGGCGCACTTCTCCCACCCCAACGAGCTGCGGACCGAAGCCTGCCGGGAGGCCGTCCGGCGCATCCGGGACACCGGCGCGGTCATCCGGGCGCAGGCACCCCTGGTGCGTCACGTCAACGACGACCCGGCGGTGTGGGCCCGGATGTGGCGGACGATGACCACCTTGGGGGTGGTGCCCTACTACATGTTCGTGGAGCGGGACACCGGGGCCAGTCAGTACTTCGAACTGCCGCTGCAGCGGGCGGTCTCCGTCTACCGCGACGCGATATCCGCCGTCTCCGGGCTGGAGCGCACGGCACGTGGGCCGGTGATGTCCGCCTCACCGGGCAAGGTGATGATCGACGGCATCGCCCGGATCGCCGGTCAGGACGTGTTCTGCTGCCGGTTTCTGCAGGCGCGCGACCCCCGCTGGGTGGGACGCCCGTTCTTCGCCAAGCTCGACGAGCACGCGGTGTGGTTCGACGACCTCAAACCCGCCTTCGACGAACCGTGGTTCTGGCAGGCGGGAGGCTGA
- a CDS encoding IS3 family transposase, whose translation MRDAEPKEQINEVFEVTYRVPGARRIRRELNRQGHAAARCTVERLTRGLGVTGAVRGRRVITTLPGGRTDRAPDLVDRDFAAGDPDRCRVAYFTHGKTWAGVVYVAFAVDTFSRRIVGWSAVTVKETVFVLDAPERALRQRDRDQHSVHPGESTRHSDAGSQCTGFRLAGHLGAAGIAASIGSVGDAYDDALVESTIGLFGTELIEPGRPWKTPSDVGLATAGSVGWCNHRRLHGGTAHVPPVEHENNHYLAITKPQVTPSA comes from the coding sequence GTGCGGGACGCCGAGCCGAAGGAGCAGATCAACGAGGTCTTCGAGGTCACCTACCGTGTCCCTGGCGCGAGGAGGATCCGGCGGGAGCTGAACCGGCAGGGCCACGCGGCAGCCCGCTGCACCGTCGAACGCCTGACGCGCGGGCTCGGCGTCACCGGCGCCGTCCGCGGCCGGCGAGTGATCACCACGCTGCCCGGCGGCCGGACCGACCGGGCTCCGGACCTCGTCGACCGTGACTTCGCCGCCGGCGACCCGGACCGGTGCCGGGTCGCGTACTTCACCCATGGGAAGACCTGGGCAGGTGTCGTCTACGTCGCCTTCGCCGTGGACACCTTCTCCCGCCGGATCGTCGGCTGGTCCGCCGTCACCGTGAAGGAGACGGTGTTCGTGCTGGACGCCCCGGAGAGGGCACTGCGGCAACGCGACCGCGACCAGCACTCCGTTCACCCGGGCGAGTCGACGCGTCACTCGGATGCCGGGTCGCAGTGCACGGGTTTCCGGCTCGCCGGCCACCTGGGGGCGGCCGGTATCGCCGCCTCCATCGGATCGGTGGGCGACGCCTACGACGACGCCCTGGTGGAGAGCACGATCGGCCTGTTCGGGACCGAACTGATCGAGCCCGGGCGGCCGTGGAAGACGCCGTCCGACGTCGGACTCGCCACCGCCGGGTCCGTCGGCTGGTGCAACCACCGGCGACTCCACGGTGGGACAGCCCACGTCCCACCGGTCGAACACGAGAACAACCACTACCTCGCGATCACGAAACCCCAGGTCACACCCAGCGCCTGA
- a CDS encoding ABC transporter ATP-binding protein, with translation MSATTRSLAELERRAAHHRDRPAYGHDALIACDRLVRIFSQRGGGDAVEVQALQGLDLLVREGELMALVGASGSGKSTLMNILAGQDVPTAGTARVAGRDLLAMDAKARLRYRREVVGFVWQQTARNLLPYMTAAQNVALPMRLAGHPRRQRAGRVRELLSLLGVAECRDRRPQQMSGGQQQRVAIAVALANDPAVLLADEPTGELDSATGQQVFAAFRRANEELGTTVVVVTHDQAVAGEVRRTVAIRDGRTSTEVLRRTEVDAAGRESLVAREYAMLDRAGRLQLPSEYTAALDMRDRVLLELEEDHIQVWPDDSRGEDG, from the coding sequence ATGAGCGCTACGACACGGTCGCTCGCGGAGCTGGAGCGGCGGGCGGCACACCACCGCGACCGGCCCGCCTACGGCCACGACGCCCTGATCGCCTGCGACCGGCTGGTGCGGATCTTCAGCCAGCGCGGCGGTGGGGACGCCGTGGAGGTGCAGGCCCTGCAGGGACTCGATCTGCTGGTGCGCGAGGGCGAGTTGATGGCCCTGGTCGGGGCGTCCGGCAGCGGCAAGTCGACGCTGATGAACATCCTGGCGGGCCAGGACGTACCGACCGCCGGGACGGCGCGGGTCGCGGGCCGCGACCTGCTGGCGATGGACGCGAAGGCACGCCTGCGCTACCGCCGCGAGGTGGTCGGTTTCGTGTGGCAGCAGACGGCCCGCAACCTGCTGCCCTACATGACGGCGGCGCAGAACGTCGCCCTGCCGATGCGGCTGGCCGGGCATCCGCGCCGACAACGGGCGGGACGCGTGCGGGAGCTGCTGTCGCTGCTCGGGGTCGCCGAATGCCGGGACCGGCGGCCGCAGCAGATGTCGGGCGGCCAGCAGCAGCGGGTGGCGATCGCCGTCGCCCTCGCCAACGACCCGGCCGTCCTGCTCGCCGACGAGCCGACGGGCGAACTGGACTCCGCGACCGGGCAGCAGGTCTTCGCGGCGTTCCGCCGTGCCAACGAAGAACTGGGAACGACGGTCGTGGTCGTCACGCACGACCAGGCGGTCGCCGGCGAGGTCCGCCGCACGGTGGCGATCCGCGACGGCCGCACGTCCACGGAGGTGCTGCGCCGCACCGAGGTCGACGCGGCGGGCCGGGAGTCTCTGGTGGCCCGTGAGTACGCGATGCTCGACCGGGCCGGCCGGCTGCAGTTGCCCTCCGAGTACACGGCGGCCCTGGACATGCGGGACCGGGTGCTGCTGGAGCTGGAGGAGGACCACATCCAGGTCTGGCCGGACGACAGCCGGGGCGAGGACGGCTGA